GAGGGAAGCTACCTATTGTAGTCGTTGGGAATAACGGTAATTGAAGTGCCTGTTGCTGAATTCGTTGACGCGTTTTAAAATCACTTTGCCGTTCAAAATCCTGTGTTGACACTGTTTGTACTGCCCTGTGAACAGCCTGATTATTTCGAACAGGATGTTTTTTTAACGCTTCGATCGCCTTCATACTTTCGGAAATAGTGTAATTTGTTGCATGATTTTTTTCGTTTAAATACTTTGCTACCTCTGTTAGTTCCACTAATTTCTCATCTGCAAATGCAAGTGCATTTTTTAAGACTGGCTCTAATTTTGTTTCTAGTGCTGTGGAGATTGGCACATGCTGTAAGCTGCATGATGATTGAATCCATAGCTCCTCGGCACTGGTCAGTTGTTCAATTGCTCTAACTGTTGTACTAACCTCTGCTAAATTAGCGCGCCAAATATCTCGTCCATTAATAACGCCGGCTGCCAATACTTTATCCTGTGGAAAACCAAATTGACGTAGCGCCTCCATATTATGCGTATAGCCATGCACAAAATCTAAACCAATTCCTTTTACTGGTAGTTCGATAAGCATTTTATAAGCTGATAATGATTCAAAATAAGTTTGTAGCATGATGTTCGCCTCGGGGACAGTTGCTGCTAATTGTATATAGATTTCTTGCACTAGTTTAACCTCTGTCTCATCTAATGAGGTAACTAAGGCAGGCTCCTCCAATTGAATCCAATTAGCACCGGCTGTAACGAGTTCTTTGATAACCTGCGTATAAAGTGGTAATAGTGCTAAAATAAATGCAACTTGCGATACTTTATCGTAGCCTTTTGTTAGCTTACAAAAGGTATAGGGCCCAATCAGCGTTGGTTTGGCTGTAATACCAAATGCTTCTTTCACTTCAAGGAAATCCGCAAGAATTTTATTTTCTGTTAACTCCAGAGCTTGCCCTTCAAATTCTGGTACGATGTAATGATAGTTTGTATTAAACCACTTTGTCATTTCGCTGGCGACTGCATCCTGATTACCACGCGCGATTCCGTAATATGTTTGTAATTCCACTTTGCCTCCTTGCCAACCAAAGCGCTTGGGAACTAAGCCAAACATTACTGCTGTATCGAGCATTCTGTCATATAGTGTGAAATCCCCAACAGTCACAATATCTAAGCCAATACGGAGCTGCTTATCAATACGAGCAAGACGAATTTCCTTCATTTTTTGTAAAAAATCAATTTCTGTCAGCTCATTTCTCCAAAAGGCTTCTAATACTTTTTTCCATTCACGTTCTCCCCCTATATATGGGTAACCAATTGCTGTCGTTGAATACGTCATATCCTTCTCCCCTTTAATTAAAATAAAAAAACCATCTTCCTTTTCAGGAAAATGGTAGTCATTGTCAATACAATTTAGCTATGATGAAACGATACGATAAAGGTTGATTATCGTATAAAGATTCGTTGTCGCACAGTGCCAATTGGGTCACATCTCACCACCTATTTCCACGTAGGTTATTTGGTGTGTACTAGATATTGGTAGGTCTCCTGGCTTCTCATCAACACGCCTCACAGCCTTCCCAGTCTCCCAGTGGCATTTGTGAATTGCTCCGATTTACAGTTGCGGGACAGCGTCGGATTTGCACCGACTTCCCTTTTAAGCCAAACTTTCATTTGGCACCAACTCTTACACAATATTTAATTATGTTGTTACTATAACATATATTTTTCTGAAAAGTATAACTTTTCTAAAATCAATTTATTGATTAAGTACTTATTTGCTGTCAAAATAAACGATACTTGTTATTAAGGAAATATTATTCTAATAAAAGATAGACTTATTATCATACTTTAGAAGGTATTCCAAGTAGTGAAGCGAAGTATATAGTTATACGTAAATATAAAGGAATTAAAGGAGGATTATGATGATTGTCGGTTTACATCACGTACAGCTTACCATTCCAAAAGATTGTGAGGAACAGGGGAAAGCGTTTTATTGCCATGTACTGGGGCTAAAAGAAATAGAGAAACCCACCTCTCTTCAAGGACGTGGGGGCTTTTGGTTACAAGTAGGAAATCAAGAAGTACATGTTGGGACAGAGGACGGGTTTGATCGATATACAACAAAAGCGCATATTGCCTATCAAGTTGACAACGTAGCGCATTGGAAGAACGTCTTATCCGAACACCAAATCGAAATAATTGATTGCGTGCCAATTCCACATGTTGAACGCTTTGAATTTCGAGACCCTTTCGGTAATCGAGTAGAGATGATGCAACCCATCTAAATGACAAAAGCAGCCAATATTGCAAAGTGGCTGCTTTTATTGTTTATAATTTAAAATG
This genomic interval from Lysinibacillus sphaericus contains the following:
- the metE gene encoding 5-methyltetrahydropteroyltriglutamate--homocysteine S-methyltransferase, producing the protein MTYSTTAIGYPYIGGEREWKKVLEAFWRNELTEIDFLQKMKEIRLARIDKQLRIGLDIVTVGDFTLYDRMLDTAVMFGLVPKRFGWQGGKVELQTYYGIARGNQDAVASEMTKWFNTNYHYIVPEFEGQALELTENKILADFLEVKEAFGITAKPTLIGPYTFCKLTKGYDKVSQVAFILALLPLYTQVIKELVTAGANWIQLEEPALVTSLDETEVKLVQEIYIQLAATVPEANIMLQTYFESLSAYKMLIELPVKGIGLDFVHGYTHNMEALRQFGFPQDKVLAAGVINGRDIWRANLAEVSTTVRAIEQLTSAEELWIQSSCSLQHVPISTALETKLEPVLKNALAFADEKLVELTEVAKYLNEKNHATNYTISESMKAIEALKKHPVRNNQAVHRAVQTVSTQDFERQSDFKTRQRIQQQALQLPLFPTTTIGSFPQSDEVKRTRSAWRKKQLSDEAYATFVAQETKRWIEIQENLEIDVLVHGEFERTDMVEYFGEKLTGFAFTEKAWVVSYGSRCVKPPIIYGDVAWATPMTVKETVYAQSLTNRYVKGMLTGPVTILNWSFVRDDIPRKDVTYQIALALRKEVEALEAAGIAIIQVDEPALREGLPLRTENWGAYLDWTVNAFKLATANVKDETQIHTHMCYCEFNDFIEPISALDADVLSIETSRSHGELIASLHIRPYEKGIGLGVYDIHSPRVPNEQEMLTIMQDSLQVLSTNQFWVNPDCGLKTRKEPETIAALANMVAATKTLRQQIQQSTY
- a CDS encoding VOC family protein, with the translated sequence MIVGLHHVQLTIPKDCEEQGKAFYCHVLGLKEIEKPTSLQGRGGFWLQVGNQEVHVGTEDGFDRYTTKAHIAYQVDNVAHWKNVLSEHQIEIIDCVPIPHVERFEFRDPFGNRVEMMQPI